The Argentina anserina chromosome 3, drPotAnse1.1, whole genome shotgun sequence genome includes a region encoding these proteins:
- the LOC126786756 gene encoding CBS domain-containing protein CBSX5-like, with translation MAVSFLRHEVSDLCLGKPALRSLSISATVADAVEALRTSEDNFISVWDCNHNSKSLAGDQCRCVGKVCMVDVICYLSKDENLSSPSAALKAPVSEILTKIPGTVMHVKTSCSLLQAIDLILQGNQNLVVPIQTRLSSTSRRKQFPKSTNHMATTTNHNGQEFCWLTQEDVVRFLLSSIGVFSPMPALSIDSLGIINTKDVVAINYHSSASSAIQLITQSLEQQTSVAVVNMDDVLIGEISPFTLACCDESVAAAIATLSCGELMSYIDCGGPPEHLIKIVTERLKEKKLQGALENFSSLTDDSADSVSSSSSSSSDEESSNSSKVRSAGRFSRSNSYSARMVRRSEAIVCHPKSSLVAVMIQAIAHRVNYVWVIEGDYNLVGIVTFSGILEVFREHLETMI, from the exons ATGGCAGTGAGCTTTTTGAGGCACGAGGTATCTGACCTCTGTCTAGGAAAACCGGCTCTGAGGTCTCTTTCCATCTCCGCGACCGTCGCCGATGCCGTTGAGGCCTTGAGGACCTCGGAAGATAACTTCATCAGCGTCTGGGATTGCAACCACAACTCCAAGAGTCTCGCTGGCGACCAGTGCCGGTGTGTTGGGAAGGTGTGCATGGTCGACGTAATTTGCTATCTTTCCAAAGATGAGAACTTGTCGTCTCCATCTGCTGCGCTGAAGGCGCCAGTCTCTGAAATCTTGACAAAGATTCCGGGAACTGTTATGCACGTCAAGACATCTTGCAG CTTATTGCAAGCCATTGATCTAATTCTCCAAGGAAACCAGAACCTGGTAGTACCAATTCAGACTAGGCTAAGTAGCACTTCAAGAAGAAAACAGTTCCCAAAGTCTACAAACCACATGGCCACCACAACGAATCACAACGGCCAAGAGTTCTGCTGGTTAACACAGGAAGACGTTGTTCGATTCCTTCTGAGCTCAATCGGGGTCTTCTCTCCCATGCCTGCTCTTTCAATAGACTCTCTCGGCATCATCAATACCAAAGACGTCGTGGCCATCAACTACCACTCTTCGGCAAGCTCTGCGATTCAGCTCATAACTCAGTCACTCGAGCAGCAGACCTCAGTGGCTGTTGTGAACATGGATGATGTGTTGATCGGTGAGATCTCGCCTTTCACTCTCGCCTGCTGTGACGAGTCGGTGGCTGCAGCCATTGCCACTCTGTCTTGTGGAGAGCTCATGTCCTACATTGACTGTGGAGGACCACCTGAGCATTTGATCAAGATTGTGACGGAGAGACTCAAGGAGAAGAAATTACAGGGAGCTTTGGAAAATTTCTCATCCTTGACTGATGATTCTGCAGACTCGGTGTCATCATCTTCGTCTTCATCATCAGATGAGGAGTCTTCAAATAGTAGCAAAGTCAGGTCTGCCGGAAGATTTAGTAGGTCAAATAGCTACTCGGCTAGAATGGTGAGAAGGTCCGAGGCCATAGTTTGTCATCCAAAGAGTTCGTTAGTGGCTGTGATGATTCAGGCAATTGCTCATAGAGTGAACTATGTCTGGGTTATCGAGGGTGACTATAATTTGGTGGGTATTGTCACCTTTTCTGGTATACTGGAGGTTTTCCGGGAACACTTGGAGACCATGATCTAA